A window from Leptospira meyeri encodes these proteins:
- a CDS encoding TIGR00730 family Rossman fold protein, translating into MNQIKNIAVYCGSAPGFDPNFMTAAYELGEYLANQQIGLVYGGASVGLMGAVANGCLSKNGSVTGILPKFLKKKEIEHSGLGNLILVDSMHERKRKMFDLSDAFVVLPGGFGTMEEFFEVITWSQLGLHYKPVVLLNWNGFYNPLVQMFQSMVEAGFLKKENMNLVLILSETKDILSHLQNYSPSTTEKWLSEDAI; encoded by the coding sequence ATGAATCAAATTAAAAACATTGCCGTATACTGCGGTTCTGCACCCGGGTTTGATCCAAACTTTATGACCGCCGCATATGAATTAGGTGAATACCTAGCAAATCAACAAATTGGTCTGGTCTATGGCGGAGCCAGTGTCGGTCTGATGGGGGCTGTGGCCAATGGCTGTTTATCAAAAAACGGATCGGTTACCGGAATACTTCCCAAATTTTTAAAAAAGAAAGAAATTGAGCATAGTGGATTAGGCAATCTAATTCTTGTAGACAGTATGCACGAAAGAAAACGCAAAATGTTTGATTTGTCGGACGCCTTTGTTGTGTTACCGGGCGGATTCGGAACCATGGAGGAGTTTTTTGAAGTGATCACATGGTCTCAATTAGGTTTACATTACAAACCCGTTGTTTTATTGAATTGGAATGGGTTTTATAACCCTCTGGTCCAAATGTTCCAATCCATGGTGGAAGCCGGTTTTTTAAAAAAAGAAAACATGAATCTCGTGCTCATCCTAAGTGAAACGAAAGACATACTCTCTCACTTACAAAACTATTCCCCGTCTACTACAGAGAAATGGTTGTCGGAAGATGCCATCTAA